One Sphingopyxis macrogoltabida genomic region harbors:
- a CDS encoding F0F1 ATP synthase subunit gamma, with product MASLKELKGRIVSVKSTQKITKAKKMVAAAKLRKAQAAAEAARPYAERLERVVASLASKVGASDSAPKLLSGTGKSDTHLLVVLNSDRGLAGAFNSNIVKAARDKALELQAQGKKVVFFLVGRKGRPVIARLFPGQIIENYETTGIRDIGFEQASDISAKVMELYEAGAFDVAHLFYSKFRSALLQIATGQQMIPVPPPADVPTSSGAAVEYEPDEEAILADLLPRNVTIQIFKGLLENAASEQGASMTAMDNATRNAGDLINKLTIVYNRTRQAAITTELIEIIAGAEAL from the coding sequence ATGGCATCGCTTAAGGAACTCAAAGGGCGGATCGTCTCGGTCAAATCGACCCAGAAGATCACCAAGGCCAAGAAGATGGTCGCCGCCGCCAAGCTGCGCAAAGCACAAGCGGCCGCCGAAGCCGCGCGCCCCTATGCCGAGCGTCTCGAACGCGTCGTCGCGAGCCTCGCGTCGAAGGTCGGCGCGTCGGATTCGGCGCCGAAGCTGCTCTCGGGCACCGGCAAGAGCGACACGCACTTGCTCGTCGTGCTCAACAGCGACCGCGGGCTTGCCGGCGCGTTCAACTCGAACATCGTCAAGGCCGCGCGCGACAAGGCGCTCGAGCTGCAGGCGCAGGGCAAGAAGGTCGTCTTCTTCCTCGTCGGCCGCAAGGGCCGACCGGTGATCGCCCGCCTCTTCCCCGGCCAGATCATCGAGAATTACGAAACCACCGGCATCCGCGACATCGGCTTCGAACAGGCGAGCGACATCTCGGCGAAGGTGATGGAGCTTTACGAGGCCGGCGCCTTCGACGTCGCGCATCTCTTCTACTCGAAGTTCCGCTCGGCGCTGCTCCAGATCGCCACCGGCCAGCAGATGATCCCGGTTCCGCCGCCGGCAGACGTCCCGACGTCGAGCGGCGCCGCGGTCGAATATGAGCCCGACGAGGAAGCGATCCTCGCCGACCTCTTGCCGCGCAACGTCACGATTCAGATCTTCAAGGGCCTGCTGGAAAATGCCGCATCCGAACAGGGCGCGTCGATGACCGCGATGGACAATGCGACGCGCAACGCGGGCGACCTGATCAACAAGCTGACCATCGTTTACAACCGCACGCGTCAGGCGGCGATCACCACCGAACTCATCGAAATCATTGCTGGCGCGGAAGCGCTGTAG
- the atpD gene encoding F0F1 ATP synthase subunit beta → MATAPAEKKAPAKKAAAPKAAAPKKAAAPKAAATAGTATGRVAQVIGAVVDVQFTGTLPAILNALETDNNGNRLVLEVAQHLGENTVRTIAMDATDGLTRGQPVTDTGAQISVPVGPQTLGRILNVIGDPIDERGPVNAATTAPIHAKAPEFVDQSTEAAILVTGIKVIDLIAPYAKGGKIGLFGGAGVGKTVLIQELINNIAKGHGGVSVFAGVGERTREGNDLYHEFLDAGVIAKDADGNPTPDGSKVALVFGQMNEPPGARARVALSGLTMAEYFRDEEGQDVLFFVDNIFRFTQAGSEVSALLGRIPSAVGYQPTLSTDMGALQERITSTTKGSITSVQAIYVPADDLTDPAPATSFAHLDATTTLSRAISELGIYPAVDPLDSTSRVLTAATVGQEHYETARRVQETLQKYKSLQDIIAILGMDELSEEDKLVVARARKIQRFLSQPFHVAEVFTGIPGKFVAIEDTVKSFKAVVDGEYDHLPEAAFYMVGGIEEAVAKAAKLAADAA, encoded by the coding sequence ATGGCAACCGCTCCCGCTGAAAAGAAGGCTCCTGCCAAGAAGGCCGCCGCGCCCAAGGCTGCTGCGCCGAAGAAGGCCGCCGCTCCCAAGGCCGCCGCAACCGCCGGCACCGCCACGGGCCGTGTCGCACAGGTCATCGGCGCCGTCGTCGACGTCCAGTTCACCGGCACCCTGCCGGCCATTCTGAACGCGCTCGAAACCGACAACAACGGCAACCGCCTTGTCCTCGAAGTCGCGCAGCACCTCGGCGAGAACACCGTCCGCACCATCGCGATGGACGCGACCGACGGTCTGACCCGCGGCCAGCCGGTGACCGACACCGGCGCGCAGATTTCGGTTCCGGTCGGCCCGCAGACGCTCGGCCGCATTCTCAACGTCATCGGCGACCCGATCGACGAACGCGGTCCGGTGAACGCCGCGACGACCGCGCCGATCCACGCCAAGGCTCCCGAATTCGTCGACCAGTCGACCGAAGCCGCGATCCTCGTCACCGGCATCAAGGTCATCGACCTGATCGCGCCCTATGCCAAGGGCGGCAAGATCGGCCTGTTCGGCGGCGCCGGCGTCGGCAAGACGGTTCTCATTCAGGAACTGATCAACAACATCGCCAAGGGCCACGGCGGCGTGTCGGTGTTCGCGGGCGTCGGTGAACGCACCCGCGAAGGCAACGACCTGTATCACGAATTCCTCGACGCCGGCGTTATCGCCAAGGACGCCGACGGCAACCCGACCCCCGACGGGTCGAAGGTGGCACTGGTGTTCGGCCAGATGAACGAGCCCCCGGGCGCCCGCGCCCGCGTCGCGCTGTCGGGTCTGACGATGGCCGAATATTTCCGCGACGAAGAAGGCCAGGACGTGCTGTTCTTCGTCGACAACATCTTCCGCTTCACGCAGGCGGGTTCGGAAGTGTCGGCGCTGCTCGGCCGTATTCCTTCGGCGGTGGGTTACCAGCCGACCCTGTCGACCGACATGGGCGCGCTGCAGGAACGCATCACCTCGACCACCAAGGGCTCGATCACCTCGGTGCAGGCCATCTACGTTCCCGCGGACGATCTTACCGACCCGGCTCCCGCAACCTCCTTCGCTCACTTGGACGCGACGACGACGCTGAGCCGTGCGATTTCGGAACTCGGCATCTATCCCGCGGTCGATCCGCTCGATTCGACCTCGCGCGTGCTAACCGCCGCGACCGTCGGGCAGGAGCATTACGAGACCGCCCGCCGCGTTCAGGAAACGCTGCAGAAATACAAGTCGCTGCAGGACATCATCGCGATCCTCGGCATGGACGAGCTGTCGGAAGAAGATAAGCTGGTCGTCGCCCGCGCGCGCAAGATCCAGCGCTTCCTGAGCCAACCGTTCCACGTCGCCGAAGTCTTCACCGGCATCCCCGGCAAGTTCGTCGCGATCGAAGACACGGTGAAGTCGTTCAAGGCCGTTGTCGACGGCGAATATGACCACCTCCCCGAAGCGGCCTTCTACATGGTCGGCGGGATCGAGGAAGCGGTCGCCAAGGCTGCCAAGCTGGCCGCCGACGCCGCATAA
- a CDS encoding ATP synthase F1 subunit epsilon encodes MALKFELVTPARLERSSDVYMVTVPGSEGDFSVLEGHAPFMATLRNGPLTIYATNGAAPETIEVEGGFAEVNEAGLTVLAEHIAG; translated from the coding sequence ATGGCCCTGAAGTTCGAACTCGTCACCCCCGCCCGCCTCGAACGGTCGAGCGATGTCTATATGGTCACCGTGCCGGGCAGCGAAGGCGATTTCTCGGTGCTCGAAGGCCATGCGCCGTTCATGGCGACGCTGCGCAACGGCCCGCTGACGATCTATGCGACCAACGGCGCGGCGCCCGAAACGATCGAGGTCGAAGGCGGCTTTGCCGAGGTCAACGAAGCCGGCCTGACCGTGCTGGCCGAGCATATCGCCGGCTGA
- a CDS encoding ABC transporter ATP-binding protein has product MSDTAPLLSIANARVMADETCILDLPALTLYPGESTAILGANGSGKSTLVKLITRQIYPPYGGQVRIFGQDNWNVFDLRKLLGIVSSTMQLDFDADPPLEVVDCVVSGFFAARGLWAHNEVTAAMREASHAALADVGAAHLAGRSMASLSTGEARRVLIARALAHRPRALLLDEPCAGLDPAARHHFLDMLRAVARGGTTLLLITHHIEEILPEISRIVTLRGGRIDEDGTKDRLLTSATLTRLFGLPIEASPRGDWFHADIIA; this is encoded by the coding sequence ATGTCCGACACCGCTCCCCTGCTTTCGATCGCCAACGCCCGTGTGATGGCGGACGAGACCTGTATCCTCGACCTTCCCGCGCTGACCCTCTACCCCGGCGAAAGCACCGCCATTCTGGGGGCCAACGGCTCGGGGAAGTCGACGCTGGTCAAGCTGATCACGCGCCAGATCTATCCGCCTTACGGCGGGCAGGTGCGGATTTTCGGGCAGGACAACTGGAATGTCTTCGACCTCCGGAAATTGCTCGGGATTGTCTCCTCGACGATGCAGCTCGATTTCGACGCCGATCCGCCGCTCGAAGTCGTCGATTGCGTCGTCTCGGGCTTTTTCGCGGCGCGCGGGCTATGGGCGCATAACGAGGTGACCGCAGCAATGCGCGAAGCGTCGCACGCCGCGCTCGCGGACGTCGGCGCGGCGCATCTAGCCGGGCGCAGCATGGCAAGCCTGTCGACCGGCGAAGCGCGCCGCGTCCTGATCGCCCGCGCCCTCGCCCACCGGCCCCGCGCCCTGCTGCTCGACGAACCGTGCGCCGGGCTCGATCCCGCGGCGCGGCACCATTTCCTCGACATGCTGCGCGCCGTCGCGCGCGGCGGCACGACCTTGCTGCTGATCACCCATCATATCGAGGAGATATTGCCCGAAATCTCGCGGATCGTGACATTGCGCGGTGGCCGGATCGACGAAGACGGCACCAAAGACCGGCTGCTGACCAGCGCCACGCTCACCCGTCTGTTCGGGCTGCCGATCGAAGCATCGCCGCGCGGCGACTGGTTCCACGCCGATATTATTGCCTGA
- a CDS encoding DUF4189 domain-containing protein, whose protein sequence is MQTLVDRPRKTAVVLAFLAATLLALLLPAGPAMAQAYPCNGPGPGERMVGMTPGGNGVAGVPLCVRDEAAAPVPQEPPTQWVNSYYVAAWHPEASDVWTAAGYRSADAAGEAALAACAAAMGPGCTLTPGAANGSIAIARDGLGTLWAATGASDGKARKEVEKLCVKEQQAICEVINTTNSPSWIEEIGYPVSQAIVFPPKGNFHRIYASTAWVDSGSAEGDWGSKIWVNSGYTSGKDAETAAVTQCERDSGAKCKAVRTISDAFLTIAVDTSRSIRVGSSPDYKEARKHAEQRCKDTGTKCTVTATFDATQKGAFVHDAYQALAEMKK, encoded by the coding sequence ATGCAAACCCTTGTCGACCGCCCCCGAAAGACCGCCGTCGTTCTGGCCTTTCTCGCCGCGACGCTGCTTGCCCTGCTCCTCCCGGCCGGACCCGCGATGGCGCAGGCCTATCCCTGCAACGGCCCGGGCCCCGGCGAGCGGATGGTCGGCATGACGCCGGGCGGCAATGGCGTCGCCGGGGTGCCGCTGTGCGTGCGCGACGAAGCGGCGGCGCCGGTGCCGCAGGAGCCGCCGACGCAATGGGTGAACAGCTATTATGTCGCGGCGTGGCACCCCGAAGCGTCGGATGTCTGGACCGCCGCGGGCTATCGCAGCGCCGACGCCGCGGGCGAAGCCGCGCTCGCCGCCTGCGCCGCGGCGATGGGCCCCGGCTGCACGCTGACGCCGGGCGCCGCCAACGGCTCGATCGCCATCGCGCGCGACGGCCTCGGCACCCTGTGGGCCGCCACTGGGGCGAGCGACGGCAAGGCGAGGAAGGAGGTCGAGAAACTGTGCGTGAAGGAGCAGCAGGCGATCTGCGAGGTCATCAACACGACCAACTCGCCGTCGTGGATCGAAGAGATCGGCTATCCGGTCAGCCAGGCGATCGTCTTTCCACCGAAGGGCAATTTCCATCGCATCTATGCATCGACCGCGTGGGTCGACAGCGGCAGCGCCGAGGGTGACTGGGGCTCGAAAATATGGGTCAATTCGGGCTATACGAGCGGCAAGGATGCCGAAACCGCTGCGGTAACCCAATGCGAACGCGACAGCGGTGCGAAGTGCAAGGCGGTCCGGACGATTTCCGACGCTTTTCTGACCATCGCGGTCGATACGAGCCGGTCGATCCGGGTCGGGTCGAGCCCCGATTATAAGGAGGCCCGGAAACATGCCGAGCAACGCTGCAAGGACACGGGAACCAAATGCACCGTCACCGCGACCTTCGATGCGACGCAGAAGGGCGCGTTCGTCCACGATGCCTATCAGGCCCTCGCCGAAATGAAGAAATAG
- a CDS encoding cell wall hydrolase: MQADPPPRESVVRRRDGNFDTRMKPELNLTARSAWLDPVAPKPAGPDRSFWTALAAAVIVACLGLALASGRLRDYTPFGPYSVTVPLSFKTYDPARWAVMNAEDYEAALKIDPTLPDPNSVGYADATALPPADPAALRDEAFVGPPAKSYVFRGVTALDRERAHYCLTSAIYYEAASESDDGMRGVAQVIINRARHPSFPSTICGVVFQGSQRAGVCQFTFSCDGAMARAPSKPNWLRASRIASAALGGYVFPKVGLATHYHTTAIWPRWGKSLVMTNIVGAHIFHRWRGRWGMPDAFRAPYLGREPVPGPYLPVAQQLAILKGQGIAPGAGPLPAITGPAAAAPLPDVAPAPMPGTMAQQGRDIGTPAAPAPATPPVTYSDPRLNQSGQIKEEFQKSGEWIR, from the coding sequence ATGCAGGCTGACCCGCCTCCACGCGAATCGGTCGTGCGGCGGCGGGATGGGAATTTCGACACGCGGATGAAGCCCGAACTCAACCTCACGGCCCGCTCGGCGTGGCTCGATCCGGTGGCGCCGAAGCCCGCCGGACCCGACCGCTCGTTCTGGACCGCGCTGGCGGCGGCGGTGATCGTCGCGTGCCTCGGCCTCGCGCTCGCGAGCGGACGGCTGCGCGACTATACGCCGTTCGGGCCGTACAGCGTCACCGTGCCGCTGAGCTTCAAAACCTATGACCCCGCACGCTGGGCGGTGATGAACGCCGAGGACTATGAGGCGGCGCTGAAGATCGACCCGACGCTGCCCGACCCGAACAGCGTCGGCTATGCCGATGCGACGGCGCTTCCCCCCGCCGACCCGGCGGCGCTGCGCGACGAGGCCTTCGTCGGGCCGCCGGCCAAAAGCTATGTCTTTCGCGGCGTGACAGCGCTCGACCGTGAACGCGCCCATTATTGCCTGACCTCGGCGATCTATTACGAGGCCGCGTCCGAAAGCGACGACGGCATGCGCGGCGTCGCGCAGGTGATTATCAACCGCGCCCGTCACCCGAGCTTTCCCAGCACGATTTGCGGCGTCGTCTTCCAGGGGTCGCAGCGCGCGGGCGTGTGCCAGTTCACCTTCAGTTGCGACGGCGCGATGGCGCGCGCGCCGAGCAAACCCAACTGGCTGCGCGCGAGCCGCATCGCGTCGGCGGCGCTCGGCGGCTATGTCTTCCCCAAGGTTGGCCTCGCGACCCATTATCACACGACGGCGATCTGGCCGCGCTGGGGAAAGAGCCTGGTGATGACGAATATCGTCGGCGCGCATATCTTCCATCGCTGGCGCGGCCGCTGGGGCATGCCCGACGCCTTCCGCGCGCCCTATCTCGGCCGCGAGCCGGTGCCGGGCCCCTATCTGCCCGTCGCGCAGCAACTCGCGATCCTGAAAGGACAGGGGATCGCACCCGGCGCCGGACCGCTGCCGGCGATCACCGGCCCCGCCGCCGCGGCGCCGCTACCCGATGTCGCACCGGCGCCGATGCCGGGCACGATGGCGCAGCAGGGCCGCGATATCGGCACGCCGGCCGCGCCGGCGCCCGCCACGCCGCCGGTGACCTACAGCGATCCGCGGCTCAACCAGTCGGGGCAGATTAAGGAAGAGTTCCAGAAAAGCGGAGAGTGGATTCGCTGA
- a CDS encoding VOC family protein, translating to MGHVKGIGGLFFRARDPAALNAWYRDRLGVGGGCSADESVPPNEWVWNVTAGPLVFSPFKADTDYFAADRQYMINLRVDDLDAVLAPFRAAGDEIITKKEWDDPSVGRFARVHDPEGNPIELWEPPKG from the coding sequence ATGGGACATGTCAAAGGCATCGGCGGATTGTTTTTCCGGGCGCGCGATCCCGCCGCGCTCAACGCCTGGTACCGCGATCGGCTCGGCGTCGGCGGCGGCTGCAGCGCCGACGAGAGCGTCCCGCCGAACGAATGGGTGTGGAACGTCACCGCCGGCCCACTCGTCTTTTCGCCCTTCAAGGCGGATACCGATTATTTCGCGGCCGACCGCCAGTATATGATCAACCTGCGCGTCGACGATCTCGACGCGGTGCTGGCGCCGTTCCGCGCCGCGGGCGATGAGATCATCACCAAGAAGGAGTGGGACGACCCGTCGGTCGGTCGTTTCGCACGCGTCCACGATCCGGAGGGTAATCCGATCGAATTGTGGGAGCCGCCGAAGGGCTAA
- a CDS encoding ATP-binding protein — protein sequence MDSQGGAIGAGDMTAAQHVRLAGGGTVAPAAPVAPVTAHHRDDLLIGEVIDISGSASRILIDSAVIGQLSSSTDMAVAMAGQVGAQVKVRVGNVWLVASIRDQQLHEQGQGVIVASIDFLGEGDEEKITGRIHNFRRGVTRYPVPGGKVYAATSADLKQIYAADERAHVEIGTVYPTKDIRGSLYVDAMLGKHFALLGSTGTGKSTSAALILHKICELAPQGHIVMIDPHGEYSAAFKGTGALFDVDNLAMPYWLMNFEEHCEVFVTSEGRDRQGDCDVLAKCLLQARQKNRLAEGMNKITVDSPIPYLLSDLLSILSNEMGRLDKATSSAPFMRIKGKIEEMRADPRYNFMFSGMLVADTMANFIGKIFRLPSDGRPISIIDVSGVPSDITSVVVAVLSRLTFDYAIWSRGEPQRPILLVCEEAHRYIPAKDVGQGQAVRKILERIAKEGRKYGVSLGLITQRPSDLAEGVLSQCGTIISMRLNNERDQHFVKAAMPEGARGFIDSIPALRNRECIVCGEGVSIPIRVYLDTLEEEKRPASSDPLFSKLWRETGGEAEILERVVKRWRSQGR from the coding sequence ATGGACAGCCAGGGCGGCGCGATCGGCGCCGGGGACATGACGGCGGCACAGCACGTCCGGCTCGCCGGCGGCGGCACCGTCGCTCCTGCTGCGCCCGTTGCGCCGGTGACGGCGCATCATCGCGACGACCTGCTGATCGGCGAAGTGATCGATATTTCGGGTTCGGCGTCGCGTATCCTGATCGATTCCGCCGTGATCGGCCAATTGTCGTCGTCGACCGACATGGCGGTCGCGATGGCGGGACAGGTCGGCGCGCAGGTCAAGGTCCGCGTCGGCAATGTGTGGCTCGTCGCGAGCATCCGCGACCAGCAGCTCCACGAACAGGGACAGGGCGTCATCGTCGCCTCGATCGACTTTCTCGGCGAAGGCGACGAGGAAAAGATCACCGGCCGCATCCATAATTTCCGTCGTGGCGTCACACGCTACCCGGTGCCGGGCGGCAAGGTTTATGCGGCGACCAGCGCCGATCTCAAGCAAATCTATGCCGCCGACGAACGCGCGCATGTCGAGATCGGGACCGTCTATCCGACCAAGGATATTCGCGGTTCGCTCTATGTCGACGCGATGCTCGGCAAGCATTTCGCGCTCCTCGGTTCGACCGGTACCGGCAAGTCGACGAGCGCCGCGCTGATCCTCCACAAGATTTGCGAACTCGCGCCGCAGGGTCATATTGTGATGATCGACCCGCACGGCGAATATTCGGCGGCGTTCAAGGGCACCGGCGCGCTGTTCGACGTCGACAATCTCGCGATGCCCTATTGGCTGATGAATTTCGAGGAACATTGCGAGGTGTTCGTCACCAGCGAGGGCCGCGACCGGCAGGGTGACTGTGACGTGCTCGCCAAATGCCTGTTGCAGGCGCGGCAGAAGAACCGGCTCGCCGAGGGGATGAACAAGATCACCGTCGATTCGCCGATTCCCTATCTGCTCTCCGATCTCCTCAGCATTCTCAGCAACGAGATGGGCCGGCTCGACAAGGCGACGTCGAGCGCGCCCTTCATGCGGATCAAGGGCAAGATCGAGGAAATGCGCGCCGACCCGCGCTATAACTTCATGTTCTCGGGCATGCTCGTCGCCGACACGATGGCGAATTTCATCGGCAAGATCTTCCGCCTGCCGTCCGACGGCCGGCCGATCTCGATCATCGACGTTTCCGGCGTGCCCTCCGACATCACCAGCGTCGTCGTCGCGGTGCTGTCGCGGCTGACCTTCGACTATGCGATCTGGTCGCGCGGCGAGCCGCAGCGGCCGATCCTGCTCGTCTGCGAAGAGGCGCACCGCTACATCCCGGCGAAGGACGTCGGGCAGGGGCAGGCGGTGCGCAAGATTCTCGAACGGATCGCCAAGGAAGGCCGTAAATATGGCGTGTCGCTGGGCCTGATCACCCAGCGCCCGTCGGACCTTGCCGAGGGCGTGCTGTCGCAGTGCGGCACGATCATCTCGATGCGCCTCAACAACGAACGCGACCAGCATTTCGTCAAGGCGGCGATGCCCGAGGGGGCGCGCGGCTTCATCGATTCGATCCCGGCGCTCCGCAACCGCGAATGCATCGTCTGCGGCGAGGGCGTATCGATCCCGATCCGCGTCTATCTCGACACGCTCGAAGAAGAAAAGCGGCCTGCGTCGAGCGACCCGCTGTTCTCGAAGCTTTGGCGCGAGACCGGCGGCGAAGCCGAGATACTCGAACGCGTCGTCAAGCGCTGGCGCAGCCAGGGGCGGTAA
- a CDS encoding TIGR02186 family protein — protein MRNACALALACAALLLPAAAAAQGSDPRLVPDVSSRAIDIQYSFTGEELLLFGAILYPGQRLPDDRADIVVVLKGPVRPIVLREKRRVAGIWVNANSIRLRTSPGFYAIGSSRPIDKLVDERTAAIFELGLNNLSMSPSGFSEAKKLERFEGGLIDLYRRLGLFYENPAAVEISEGVLYRARIPVPARVPVGTYRAETYLISRGRVLAVASRDVQIRKAGFERFVALAAQRHGFLYGLAAVLLSLVLGWGASAIFRRR, from the coding sequence ATGAGGAACGCGTGCGCCTTGGCCCTGGCGTGCGCGGCGCTGCTGCTCCCGGCCGCGGCTGCGGCGCAGGGGAGCGATCCGCGGCTGGTCCCCGACGTGTCGAGCCGCGCCATCGATATCCAGTACAGCTTTACCGGCGAGGAACTGCTGCTGTTCGGCGCGATCCTCTATCCGGGACAGCGGCTGCCCGACGACCGCGCCGATATCGTCGTGGTGTTGAAGGGGCCGGTGCGCCCGATCGTGCTGCGCGAAAAGCGCCGCGTCGCGGGCATCTGGGTCAACGCCAACAGCATCCGCCTGCGCACCTCGCCGGGCTTTTATGCCATCGGCTCGTCGCGCCCGATCGACAAGCTGGTCGACGAACGCACCGCCGCGATCTTCGAACTGGGGCTAAACAACCTGTCGATGTCGCCGAGCGGCTTTTCGGAGGCGAAGAAGCTCGAGCGTTTCGAGGGCGGGCTGATCGATCTTTATCGCCGCCTCGGGCTTTTCTATGAAAATCCGGCGGCGGTCGAAATCAGCGAAGGCGTGCTCTACCGGGCGCGTATCCCGGTGCCGGCGCGCGTCCCGGTCGGCACCTATCGCGCCGAAACCTATCTGATCAGCCGCGGCCGCGTGCTCGCGGTGGCATCGCGCGACGTCCAGATCCGCAAGGCAGGCTTCGAACGCTTCGTCGCGCTCGCGGCGCAGCGTCACGGCTTTCTCTACGGGCTGGCGGCAGTGCTGCTGTCGCTCGTCCTCGGGTGGGGTGCATCGGCGATTTTCCGCCGCCGTTAG
- a CDS encoding sulfite exporter TauE/SafE family protein, whose translation MDLYLPVANLSVNALVIILLGGGVGFLSGMFGVGGGFLTTPLLIFYGIPPTVAAASAATQVTGASVSGVMAHLERDGVDLRMGAVLVAGGLLGSLIGAGLFELLTAWGQIDTTINILYVALLGTVGSFMGREAWGSYRAAQAGLPAPARKRRHHPMVANLPLRWRFYRSGLYISPLAPLLLGMAVGILTMLLGVGGGFIMVPAMLYLLGMGTQVVVGTSLFQILFVTIATTMVHAMTTGAVDIVLAGLLLLGSVTGAQFGARFAQKVKPEYLRMALAAIVLLVALRMAVDLFIRPEEIYTVQ comes from the coding sequence ATGGACCTTTACCTTCCCGTCGCTAATCTGTCGGTCAATGCGTTGGTCATCATCCTGCTCGGCGGCGGTGTGGGGTTCCTGTCGGGCATGTTCGGAGTCGGCGGCGGCTTCCTGACGACCCCGCTGCTGATCTTCTACGGCATCCCGCCGACCGTCGCGGCGGCATCGGCGGCGACGCAGGTGACGGGCGCCAGCGTGTCGGGCGTGATGGCGCATCTCGAACGCGACGGCGTCGACCTGCGCATGGGCGCGGTGCTCGTGGCGGGCGGCCTCCTCGGCTCGCTGATCGGCGCCGGGCTGTTCGAATTGCTCACCGCCTGGGGCCAGATCGATACGACGATCAACATCCTGTACGTCGCCCTGCTCGGTACCGTCGGCAGTTTCATGGGGCGCGAGGCATGGGGTTCGTACCGCGCGGCGCAGGCGGGGCTTCCCGCGCCGGCGCGCAAGCGGCGCCACCACCCGATGGTCGCGAACCTGCCGCTTCGCTGGCGTTTCTATCGCTCCGGGCTCTATATCTCGCCGCTCGCGCCGCTCTTGCTCGGCATGGCGGTCGGCATCCTGACCATGCTGCTCGGCGTCGGCGGCGGTTTCATCATGGTCCCGGCGATGCTCTACCTGCTCGGCATGGGGACGCAGGTCGTCGTTGGCACCTCGCTGTTCCAGATATTGTTCGTGACGATCGCGACGACGATGGTCCATGCGATGACGACCGGCGCGGTCGACATCGTGCTGGCGGGGCTGCTGCTGCTCGGTAGCGTCACCGGGGCTCAGTTCGGCGCCCGTTTCGCACAAAAGGTGAAGCCCGAATATCTGCGCATGGCGCTCGCGGCGATCGTGTTGCTCGTCGCACTGCGCATGGCGGTCGATCTCTTTATCCGCCCCGAAGAAATCTACACGGTGCAATGA